One genomic window of Prosthecobacter algae includes the following:
- a CDS encoding metal ABC transporter permease has translation MSWYEPFLYSFMNEALLVAALVGAVCAVLSCYLVLKGWSLMGDAISHAVLPGVVLAYLAGLPLPIGAFASGLLCATATGWIKANSRIKEDTVMGIVFTGLFALGLVMFSKVQSELHLNHILFGNVLGIERDDMIQTVVTASLTLIILLLLRKDLLLFCFDPSHASAIGLNTRAIYYVFLSLLAATIVASMQAVGIILVVAMLVTPGCTARLLTDRFDWMLTLAAASSVLASCLGVYVSFFINGSTGACIVLAQALFFVLAFIFAPRHGLIASRRGLRGREA, from the coding sequence ATGAGCTGGTACGAGCCCTTTCTTTACAGCTTCATGAACGAGGCGCTGCTGGTCGCGGCGCTCGTCGGGGCCGTTTGCGCCGTGCTGTCCTGCTACCTAGTGCTCAAGGGCTGGTCGCTGATGGGGGATGCCATCTCTCACGCCGTCCTTCCCGGAGTGGTACTGGCCTACCTAGCTGGGCTGCCGTTGCCTATCGGGGCCTTCGCCTCGGGCCTGCTCTGTGCTACGGCCACCGGCTGGATCAAGGCCAACAGCCGCATCAAGGAGGACACCGTCATGGGCATCGTCTTCACTGGCCTCTTTGCCCTCGGCTTGGTGATGTTTTCCAAAGTGCAGTCCGAGTTGCATTTGAATCACATCTTGTTCGGCAACGTGCTCGGCATCGAGCGCGATGACATGATCCAGACTGTGGTCACCGCCTCGCTCACGCTGATCATCCTCCTGCTTTTGCGAAAAGACCTGCTGCTTTTTTGTTTCGATCCCTCGCATGCCAGCGCCATCGGCCTGAACACGCGGGCCATCTACTATGTCTTTCTCTCTCTACTGGCCGCCACCATTGTGGCCTCCATGCAGGCGGTGGGCATCATTCTGGTGGTGGCCATGCTGGTGACCCCCGGCTGCACCGCCCGGCTGCTGACGGATCGTTTCGACTGGATGCTCACCCTCGCGGCCGCCTCCTCCGTGCTGGCGAGCTGCCTGGGCGTTTACGTGAGTTTTTTCATCAATGGCTCTACTGGTGCCTGCATCGTGCTGGCCCAGGCCCTGTTTTTCGTCCTGGCCTTCATTTTTGCGCCCCGGCATGGATTGATCGCCAGCCGGAGGGGACTTCGGGGCAGGGAGGCCTGA
- a CDS encoding metal ABC transporter permease has translation MNELLTPFHYEYMVKAILVSGLIGGVCAFLSCFITLKGWSLMGDALSHAVVPGVSLAWMAGLPFSVGAFIAGVLAALGMGWVKANSRLREDAVIGVVFTTFFAAGLLLLTLYPSNLNLRTIIFGNILAISDPDILQVLIISAIAILILGLKWKDLLLYCFDETHARSIGLNTRFLHFLLLALLSATAVAALQTVGACLVVAMLVTPGATAYLLTDRFGKMLGIATGTGVFCGVTGAYASYYLNGSTGGCIVVLQTAVFLTALVLAPKHGLLAARTQRQLASLS, from the coding sequence ATGAACGAACTCCTCACCCCCTTTCACTACGAGTACATGGTCAAGGCCATCCTCGTCAGCGGCCTCATCGGCGGGGTGTGCGCTTTTCTGTCCTGCTTCATCACGCTCAAAGGCTGGTCGCTGATGGGGGATGCCCTTTCCCATGCGGTGGTGCCGGGTGTTTCGCTGGCCTGGATGGCCGGGCTGCCTTTCTCTGTCGGTGCATTCATCGCAGGGGTGCTGGCCGCCCTGGGCATGGGCTGGGTGAAGGCCAATTCGCGCTTGCGGGAGGATGCCGTCATTGGCGTCGTCTTCACCACCTTCTTTGCGGCGGGCCTGCTGCTGCTCACGCTTTACCCGAGCAACCTCAATCTACGCACCATCATCTTTGGCAATATCCTTGCCATCTCGGATCCGGACATCCTTCAGGTACTCATCATCTCAGCCATTGCCATTCTGATCCTGGGACTGAAGTGGAAGGACCTGCTGCTCTACTGCTTTGATGAAACCCACGCGCGCAGCATCGGGCTGAATACCCGCTTTCTGCACTTCCTCCTTCTCGCCCTGCTTTCGGCCACCGCCGTCGCGGCCCTGCAAACCGTGGGCGCATGTCTAGTCGTGGCCATGCTCGTGACCCCAGGTGCCACGGCTTATCTGCTGACGGATCGCTTTGGCAAAATGCTAGGCATCGCCACCGGCACGGGTGTTTTCTGCGGCGTCACTGGGGCCTATGCCAGCTATTACCTGAATGGCTCCACCGGTGGCTGCATCGTCGTATTGCAGACGGCCGTGTTTCTGACCGCTCTCGTCCTGGCCCCCAAGCATGGTCTGCTGGCTGCCCGCACACAACGTCAACTAGCCTCCCTGTCATGA
- a CDS encoding metal ABC transporter ATP-binding protein, translated as MSAVPPPISVEVADVTVAYANGHIALRDASFTLQAGTICALVGVNGSGKSTLFKSIMGFLKPAKGQVRIAGDSVAVARRNKLVAYVPQSEEVDWTFPVSVWDVVMMGRYGHMNFMRIPRAEDKRIVQESLERVGMEGFKERQIGELSGGQKKRVFLARALAQKGRIMMLDEPFTGVDVQTETAIIELLRSLREEGHIILVSTHNLGSVPEFCDQVVLINRTVLAYGPTDQVFTEKNLTHAFGGVLRQFHFEQSTIQEHDGRTVKLLSDDERPLVFGKDGHLEYTDRQGRENLVRERAKEVGE; from the coding sequence ATGTCTGCCGTCCCCCCGCCGATCTCTGTCGAAGTTGCCGATGTCACCGTGGCCTACGCAAACGGGCACATTGCGCTGCGGGATGCCTCCTTCACTCTCCAGGCCGGGACCATCTGCGCGCTGGTGGGGGTGAATGGCAGCGGCAAGAGCACGCTTTTCAAGTCCATCATGGGCTTCCTCAAGCCAGCCAAAGGACAGGTGCGCATCGCCGGGGACAGCGTCGCCGTGGCCCGCCGCAACAAGCTGGTGGCCTATGTGCCCCAGAGTGAGGAGGTGGACTGGACTTTCCCCGTCAGCGTTTGGGATGTGGTGATGATGGGACGTTACGGCCACATGAACTTCATGCGCATCCCCCGGGCGGAGGACAAGCGCATCGTCCAGGAAAGCCTGGAGCGTGTGGGCATGGAGGGATTCAAGGAACGCCAGATCGGCGAGCTCTCCGGCGGGCAGAAAAAGCGTGTCTTCCTGGCCCGCGCCCTCGCCCAGAAGGGGCGCATCATGATGCTGGACGAGCCCTTCACCGGCGTGGATGTGCAAACAGAGACTGCCATTATAGAACTGCTGCGCTCTTTGCGTGAGGAAGGGCACATCATCCTGGTCTCCACGCACAACTTGGGCAGCGTGCCTGAATTTTGCGACCAGGTCGTCCTCATCAACCGCACCGTCCTTGCCTACGGGCCGACAGACCAAGTCTTCACAGAGAAAAATCTCACTCATGCCTTTGGTGGTGTGCTGCGCCAGTTCCACTTCGAACAGTCCACCATTCAGGAGCACGACGGCCGCACGGTGAAGCTCCTCTCCGATGATGAGCGCCCGCTCGTCTTTGGCAAAGATGGGCACCTGGAATACACTGACCGCCAGGGGCGCGAAAACCTCGTGCGGGAACGGGCCAAGGAGGTGGGGGAATGA
- a CDS encoding metal ABC transporter substrate-binding protein: protein MKHRFFLLLLAASLASCGPSSTPAKGGPKRILTTFTIIQDMAQNVAGDVAIVESITKPGAEIHDYEPTPLDLVKAQRADLVLWNGMGLERWFEKFLQQVKDVPSAVLTEGIEPIGIGEGPYTGKPNPHSWMSPANAVVYVENIRRALVKIDPSNEAAYNANAAAYTEKLKAVDEPVRKKLETLPAEQRWLVSCEGAFSYLTRNYAMKELYLWPINADEEGTPQQVQKVMDTVRAKRIPVVFSESTVSDKAMRQVAKETGARYGGVLYVDSLTGNEGPAPTYLKLLQYNADTIVKAFTAP from the coding sequence ATGAAACATCGCTTCTTCCTCCTTCTCTTGGCAGCCTCTCTGGCTTCCTGCGGTCCCTCCTCCACACCGGCCAAGGGTGGTCCCAAACGCATCCTCACCACCTTCACCATCATCCAGGACATGGCCCAAAATGTGGCCGGGGATGTGGCCATCGTGGAATCCATCACCAAACCGGGTGCGGAGATCCATGACTATGAGCCTACCCCTCTGGACCTGGTGAAGGCCCAGCGCGCCGATCTGGTGCTGTGGAACGGCATGGGGCTGGAACGCTGGTTTGAAAAATTCCTCCAGCAGGTGAAGGACGTGCCTAGTGCGGTGCTCACCGAGGGCATCGAGCCCATCGGCATCGGTGAAGGCCCCTACACGGGCAAGCCCAACCCGCATTCCTGGATGTCCCCTGCCAACGCCGTGGTTTATGTCGAGAACATCCGCCGGGCCCTGGTGAAAATCGACCCCTCCAACGAGGCAGCTTACAATGCCAATGCCGCTGCCTACACTGAAAAGCTGAAGGCGGTGGACGAACCCGTGCGAAAAAAGCTGGAGACCCTGCCTGCGGAGCAACGCTGGCTCGTAAGCTGCGAGGGAGCCTTCTCTTATCTGACCCGCAACTACGCCATGAAAGAGCTCTATCTCTGGCCCATCAATGCCGATGAAGAAGGCACCCCCCAGCAGGTGCAGAAGGTCATGGACACCGTGCGTGCCAAGCGCATCCCCGTGGTCTTTTCCGAAAGCACCGTCAGTGATAAAGCCATGCGCCAAGTGGCCAAGGAAACGGGTGCACGTTATGGCGGCGTGCTCTATGTGGATTCATTGACAGGCAACGAAGGTCCGGCACCCACGTATCTGAAATTGCTGCAATACAATGCCGACACCATCGTGAAGGCATTCACCGCTCCCTGA
- a CDS encoding transporter, producing MSANIVRISLLLLTAAFGHAGSPPLLSPSATEIRPMSTDRPDTTESPITVPAGMFQVEMSFFDYERDSFEGEQVESWVLGQMNLKAGLSPDVDLQVVFNSYQEVRLKSGSQSDRFSGFGDVTVRLKKNLWGNDSGQTALALMPYVTIPTGSELSSEVWEGGLIVPFSVSLTERLNLGLMAQMDIVHDVETGGQDLEFLHSATLGFGLTEILGMYLELVGIAGEDANYMALFDAGLTLAVTDNLVFDAGVRIGLNRPAPDFGVFSGVSFRF from the coding sequence ATGTCAGCCAATATCGTTCGCATCTCACTCCTGCTGCTCACGGCAGCCTTCGGTCACGCGGGTTCGCCGCCGCTGCTTTCGCCCTCCGCGACCGAGATCCGGCCTATGAGCACGGACCGCCCCGACACGACCGAGTCTCCCATCACCGTGCCAGCCGGGATGTTTCAGGTGGAGATGAGCTTCTTCGATTACGAGCGCGACAGCTTTGAGGGGGAGCAGGTGGAATCCTGGGTGCTGGGGCAGATGAATCTCAAGGCGGGTCTTTCTCCAGATGTGGATCTCCAGGTCGTCTTCAACAGCTATCAGGAAGTGCGGCTGAAGTCAGGCTCCCAGTCGGATCGGTTCTCAGGTTTCGGGGATGTGACCGTGCGGCTGAAGAAAAACCTCTGGGGCAACGATTCCGGGCAGACTGCCCTGGCCCTGATGCCTTATGTCACCATTCCCACCGGGTCGGAGCTGAGTTCCGAAGTCTGGGAGGGCGGCTTGATTGTCCCCTTTTCTGTGAGCCTCACCGAGCGCCTGAATCTCGGCCTGATGGCGCAGATGGACATCGTGCATGACGTGGAGACGGGAGGCCAGGATCTGGAATTCCTGCATTCCGCCACCCTCGGTTTCGGCCTCACGGAGATTCTGGGCATGTACCTGGAGCTGGTCGGCATCGCTGGAGAGGATGCCAATTACATGGCCCTTTTTGATGCGGGGCTGACCCTGGCCGTGACAGATAATCTGGTCTTCGATGCGGGCGTACGCATCGGGTTGAACCGTCCTGCCCCTGACTTTGGCGTCTTTTCCGGCGTGAGCTTCCGCTTCTAA
- the mntR gene encoding transcriptional regulator MntR, whose translation MPAKRKETTAHVHSPAIEDYLEQIHNLIEGKGYARVVDIAQNLSISQASVTNMIQKLDAEGYLVYERYRGVVLTEEGRKIGQEIARRHEVLTRLLSTFGLDAETVHHDVEGMEHHISRQTLDVLTLLMEELEGNPDLLKKLKRKMTRP comes from the coding sequence ATGCCCGCCAAGCGCAAAGAAACCACCGCCCACGTCCACTCCCCGGCCATTGAGGACTACCTGGAACAGATCCACAATTTGATCGAGGGGAAGGGCTATGCACGGGTGGTGGACATCGCGCAAAATCTGAGCATCTCCCAGGCCAGTGTGACCAATATGATCCAGAAACTGGACGCTGAAGGTTACCTTGTTTACGAACGTTACCGTGGCGTGGTGCTGACCGAGGAGGGGCGCAAAATCGGCCAGGAGATCGCCCGCCGCCATGAGGTGCTGACCCGTCTTTTGTCCACCTTTGGCCTGGATGCAGAAACGGTGCACCACGATGTGGAAGGTATGGAGCACCACATCAGCCGCCAGACATTGGACGTGCTGACGCTGCTGATGGAGGAACTGGAGGGAAACCCAGACTTGCTGAAGAAGCTGAAACGCAAGATGACCCGCCCGTGA
- a CDS encoding right-handed parallel beta-helix repeat-containing protein, protein MRPFFALLVLTLCPLVHGEAPPLQQWIDEAIQAGGGIVTVPEGTHVLDQGLILKKAKKLAFRGVNKERCILKLRTPADPSTSSALITLTGTGETLEIANLTLDGSFENKGQVTDLIRLDGMTAPAKAAFKDITIRDCLLQNFLASGVLFHNTEGGGVERCSFRDGGAQAVGFWNFSKDCTARGNRITRVRKAFDLLNSSACLIEGNEVGECETGVSILNEQPATDKERHILRNNGFSNSFLFVQPGSTPQPLTEANDGLIPFPKN, encoded by the coding sequence ATGCGTCCCTTTTTCGCCCTGCTGGTCCTCACCCTCTGCCCCCTCGTGCATGGGGAGGCACCACCTCTCCAGCAATGGATTGATGAAGCCATCCAGGCGGGTGGCGGCATCGTCACAGTGCCTGAAGGGACTCATGTCCTGGACCAGGGGCTCATCCTCAAAAAGGCCAAAAAACTGGCCTTCCGCGGCGTGAACAAGGAGCGATGCATCCTGAAGCTACGAACCCCGGCAGATCCCTCCACGTCTTCTGCTCTCATCACCCTCACGGGTACAGGTGAAACGCTGGAAATTGCCAACCTCACCCTGGATGGCTCCTTTGAAAACAAAGGCCAGGTGACCGACCTGATCCGGTTGGATGGCATGACGGCCCCGGCAAAGGCCGCCTTCAAAGACATCACCATCCGCGACTGTCTGCTGCAAAACTTTTTAGCCAGCGGTGTGCTCTTCCACAACACGGAAGGCGGCGGGGTCGAACGCTGCAGCTTCCGGGACGGCGGAGCCCAAGCGGTGGGTTTCTGGAATTTCTCCAAGGACTGCACTGCCCGTGGAAATCGAATCACCCGAGTCCGCAAGGCCTTTGATCTTCTCAACTCCAGCGCCTGCCTGATCGAAGGCAACGAAGTGGGCGAATGTGAAACCGGCGTGAGCATCTTGAACGAACAGCCCGCGACCGACAAGGAACGCCACATCCTCCGCAACAATGGCTTTTCCAACTCGTTCCTTTTTGTCCAACCCGGTAGCACACCGCAGCCGCTGACCGAGGCCAATGACGGCCTCATCCCCTTCCCCAAGAACTGA
- a CDS encoding GDSL-type esterase/lipase family protein, with amino-acid sequence MKSALVLSLFLAASCLVAQESTPRPNPQRFAKEIAALAAKPADKGGIVFTGSSSIRLWKTLNEDFPGLPVLNCGFGGSVANDLIVHFDTVVARHEPKLLVTYTGSNDINAKLTPLEALADYTRFLDMVHANLPMTRVIVTSVKIGEKRIAQIPQVKELNRLLQAWIQGKDWVRYVDCTSYLADEKGHPIRKYYVKDLLHLSPAGYAKWTQTLDPILREEWAKVSQP; translated from the coding sequence ATGAAGTCCGCGCTTGTTCTCAGCCTGTTTCTGGCCGCCTCCTGTTTAGTCGCTCAGGAATCCACCCCACGTCCGAACCCGCAGCGTTTTGCCAAGGAAATCGCCGCCTTGGCCGCGAAGCCAGCCGACAAGGGCGGCATTGTCTTCACCGGTAGTTCCAGCATCCGTCTGTGGAAGACCCTCAACGAAGATTTCCCAGGACTGCCCGTGCTGAACTGCGGCTTTGGCGGCAGCGTGGCCAATGATCTCATCGTTCACTTCGACACGGTAGTGGCCCGCCATGAACCCAAGCTGCTGGTGACCTACACTGGCAGCAACGACATCAATGCCAAATTGACGCCGCTGGAGGCTTTGGCAGATTACACCCGATTTCTGGACATGGTGCATGCAAATCTGCCAATGACCCGCGTCATCGTCACCTCCGTGAAGATCGGTGAAAAACGCATCGCCCAGATTCCGCAAGTAAAGGAACTCAATCGCCTGCTGCAGGCCTGGATTCAGGGCAAAGACTGGGTGCGCTATGTGGACTGCACCAGCTACTTGGCGGATGAAAAGGGGCACCCCATCCGCAAATATTACGTCAAAGATCTGCTGCACCTCAGCCCTGCTGGCTATGCCAAGTGGACCCAAACTCTGGACCCCATCCTGCGTGAAGAATGGGCCAAGGTCTCCCAGCCTTGA
- a CDS encoding pyrimidine/purine nucleoside phosphorylase: MSAIPAEFTNVTAVTKANIYFDGKVVSHSVLFPDGSKKTLGLIYPGSYHFGTDKAERMEVVAGTCEVKLDGSDEKIVYNGGEYFDVPAKSGFEIAVSAGIFEYICSFID, encoded by the coding sequence ATGTCCGCTATTCCAGCCGAGTTTACCAACGTCACCGCCGTCACCAAAGCCAACATCTATTTTGACGGCAAAGTCGTCAGCCATAGCGTGCTGTTCCCCGATGGTAGCAAAAAGACGCTGGGTCTGATCTATCCTGGGTCCTACCACTTCGGCACTGATAAGGCCGAGCGCATGGAAGTCGTAGCCGGTACTTGCGAGGTCAAGCTCGACGGCAGCGACGAAAAGATCGTTTACAATGGTGGTGAGTACTTCGACGTGCCGGCCAAGTCAGGCTTCGAAATCGCTGTCTCTGCCGGCATCTTCGAGTACATCTGTTCCTTCATTGACTGA
- a CDS encoding Minf_1886 family protein, whose product MSDLPFHYAIHQAVEKDPRYHPHAYEFVRDALHVAVKHFREGQEDQHVTGQEVLEGVRQHAIAEYGPMAFTILSEWGLHQGEDVGNIVYNLIETSYFGKNEGDSLEDFAGGYDFETALTEPFRPRLHRSPKELSE is encoded by the coding sequence ATGTCCGACCTCCCCTTCCACTATGCCATTCACCAGGCAGTAGAGAAAGATCCCCGCTATCACCCTCATGCTTATGAGTTTGTGCGGGATGCTCTGCATGTTGCGGTAAAGCACTTTCGTGAAGGGCAGGAGGACCAGCATGTCACTGGCCAGGAAGTCCTAGAAGGGGTGCGCCAGCATGCCATCGCTGAATATGGGCCGATGGCCTTCACCATTCTCAGCGAATGGGGCCTTCACCAGGGGGAAGATGTAGGAAACATCGTTTATAACCTGATTGAGACCAGCTACTTCGGCAAAAACGAGGGAGACAGTCTCGAAGACTTCGCGGGCGGCTATGATTTTGAAACGGCACTGACTGAGCCCTTCAGACCTCGGTTGCACCGCTCGCCCAAAGAATTGTCGGAGTAA
- a CDS encoding sugar phosphate isomerase/epimerase family protein, whose amino-acid sequence MWPGLVGKGDAEGQEPPISLERMLDLTAAAEVGGQKFEGIDYFLFHPHTDPTASDDELKKIADLIAGKGFDVGSLVAPVWPGTVGDSAMGDDASQAKFLDAVKVACRIAKVFNEHGVRKYGVIRVDSAEFGVAKWRENPTVNTARIVDTFQKAAKIAADHGERLAAEGEICWAGMHSWKDMLDVLEGVGMPESFGFQADLAHTYLYTLGYNAPEHALVQEGYSDADFWAAYEKMTDKLRPWTIDFHVAQNDGQVHGAGSHDKTGKHCPADDPNGKLDITKAAGYWLKDAQSRGIQHICWDGCMFPNAMLEKPDTWNKILEAMIKVRDAHGWQ is encoded by the coding sequence ATGTGGCCCGGACTGGTGGGCAAAGGTGACGCGGAGGGGCAGGAGCCGCCGATCAGTCTCGAACGCATGCTGGACCTCACCGCTGCCGCTGAAGTCGGCGGCCAGAAGTTCGAAGGCATCGACTATTTCCTTTTCCATCCGCACACGGACCCGACGGCCAGCGACGACGAATTAAAGAAGATCGCGGATCTCATCGCAGGCAAAGGTTTCGATGTCGGTTCCCTCGTGGCACCAGTGTGGCCAGGCACCGTCGGTGATTCCGCCATGGGCGACGATGCCTCCCAGGCCAAGTTTCTGGATGCCGTGAAGGTCGCTTGCCGCATCGCCAAGGTCTTCAATGAGCATGGCGTGCGCAAATACGGCGTGATCCGCGTGGACTCCGCCGAGTTTGGCGTGGCCAAATGGCGTGAAAACCCAACGGTGAACACCGCCCGCATTGTGGACACCTTCCAGAAGGCGGCCAAAATCGCCGCCGATCATGGCGAACGCCTGGCTGCCGAAGGCGAAATCTGCTGGGCAGGCATGCATTCCTGGAAGGACATGCTGGATGTGCTGGAAGGCGTGGGCATGCCGGAATCCTTTGGTTTCCAGGCCGATCTGGCCCACACCTACCTCTACACCCTGGGCTACAATGCGCCTGAGCATGCCCTCGTTCAAGAAGGCTACAGCGATGCCGATTTCTGGGCGGCCTATGAGAAGATGACTGACAAGCTGCGCCCTTGGACCATTGACTTCCACGTCGCGCAAAATGACGGCCAGGTGCACGGTGCCGGTTCTCATGACAAGACGGGGAAACACTGCCCGGCTGACGATCCTAATGGCAAACTCGACATCACCAAAGCCGCTGGTTACTGGCTCAAGGATGCCCAGAGCCGTGGCATCCAGCACATCTGCTGGGACGGCTGCATGTTCCCGAACGCCATGCTCGAGAAACCAGACACCTGGAACAAGATTCTCGAGGCCATGATCAAGGTGCGCGATGCCCACGGCTGGCAGTGA
- a CDS encoding tyrosine-protein kinase domain-containing protein, with translation MNSKANSSSSKSSKLDGSTIMRIILGYDEYWRLMIILMMNGVLAATCYFVYASAAYQSQSLVRVNSFIVANDAAQGLPDGDRTYRQLRALSDQMMSGYLVLEAAKKIGIADSTTTYDYLRDTVLRVCRVTMLDQSHLEILIVSLSPEVVRDMPKALVEVFEEVRLKMRDEYREQAIKRYAQEISEVRKKVSEQLDNKLKFEEQSALASAQIEMERLSNIPVDIVRTKYRLKEHEEINAVLSQQQSVLDVVGKLSLVTSFTEGEKDPLEAGRVVRKAGGAAPFTFSSPSTDKKVTQLVVQPNMVDGLKPWQELEKNKRSLEEKIRFARLKFLDGHPEVQKLVDELKQVEAALEIELQVALSAFALEKDRLAEKVQELESKLPEYHLSTKTFDIKKQDYDLLEKSQLAWDKAYEKLSQRVESLEFDSDSSSLTLEFRGFTNLRDGVPISPNKSRLLMMGALLGLGLAGGVPFLLKRFDSSVVELNEFEGSLGITGIGLVPLTDPKILEELNRSPAIGSTVPNALLENFRLIRSSILLNRGPKGDGRVIMITSARPGEGKTTVSANISWAFSSLGDRTLLIDCDLRRGRVHNVVGASNVVGMTDLLTGRATLDECIKKSSTDNLWTISRGAVVPGTTELLNSGVFAALLDELKMKYDRIILDTPPVLGLSETAFLQHHAEGIVIVVRCGVTLRKDVEDAVQSLKKLGGHFYGFVLNGVDFTKRANHYHYYYYSSSYYDANWDEEEPKKQI, from the coding sequence ATGAATTCTAAAGCAAACAGTTCCAGTTCCAAATCTTCGAAGCTCGATGGTTCTACCATCATGCGGATCATTTTGGGATACGATGAGTATTGGCGTCTCATGATCATCCTGATGATGAACGGGGTTCTGGCAGCCACCTGCTACTTTGTTTATGCCAGTGCGGCTTATCAGTCCCAGTCGCTCGTCCGGGTAAATTCCTTCATTGTCGCCAATGATGCCGCCCAGGGACTGCCGGATGGCGACCGCACTTACCGCCAGCTCCGGGCCCTTTCGGATCAGATGATGTCCGGCTATCTGGTTTTGGAAGCGGCCAAGAAGATAGGTATCGCAGATTCCACCACCACCTACGATTACCTCCGGGATACGGTGTTGCGGGTTTGCCGCGTCACGATGCTGGACCAAAGCCACCTGGAAATCCTCATCGTCTCCTTGTCGCCGGAAGTTGTCCGGGACATGCCCAAGGCGCTCGTTGAGGTTTTTGAGGAAGTCCGTCTCAAGATGCGTGATGAATATCGCGAGCAGGCCATCAAACGCTATGCTCAGGAGATCAGTGAAGTCCGCAAAAAGGTCTCGGAGCAGTTGGACAACAAGTTGAAGTTTGAGGAGCAAAGCGCCCTCGCCAGCGCGCAGATTGAAATGGAGCGGTTGAGTAACATCCCCGTGGACATTGTCAGGACGAAATACCGCCTGAAGGAGCATGAAGAAATCAATGCGGTACTGAGCCAGCAGCAGAGTGTTCTGGATGTCGTCGGCAAGCTATCGCTTGTGACCAGTTTCACGGAGGGTGAAAAAGACCCGCTGGAAGCGGGACGTGTGGTTCGTAAAGCAGGGGGTGCTGCCCCATTCACCTTCAGCAGCCCTTCCACCGACAAAAAAGTAACCCAGCTAGTGGTCCAGCCTAACATGGTGGACGGGCTGAAGCCTTGGCAGGAACTTGAGAAAAACAAGCGTTCCCTGGAAGAAAAGATTCGTTTTGCCCGCCTCAAATTCCTCGATGGACATCCCGAGGTGCAGAAGCTGGTGGATGAGCTCAAGCAGGTCGAGGCCGCTCTCGAAATCGAATTGCAAGTGGCTTTATCCGCCTTTGCTTTGGAGAAAGACCGCTTGGCGGAAAAGGTCCAGGAACTGGAAAGCAAACTTCCCGAGTATCATCTCTCCACCAAGACCTTTGATATCAAAAAGCAGGATTACGACCTCCTGGAAAAAAGCCAGCTTGCCTGGGACAAGGCTTATGAAAAGCTCAGCCAGCGTGTGGAAAGTCTGGAGTTCGATTCCGACAGCTCTTCGCTCACCCTGGAGTTCCGCGGATTCACCAATCTGCGCGATGGCGTGCCCATTTCTCCCAACAAGTCCAGACTCTTGATGATGGGCGCTCTTCTTGGGTTGGGCTTGGCAGGTGGCGTCCCTTTCCTGCTCAAGCGTTTCGACAGCTCTGTGGTCGAACTCAACGAATTTGAAGGCAGCCTCGGCATCACAGGCATTGGCTTGGTACCCCTTACGGATCCTAAAATTCTTGAGGAACTGAACCGGTCTCCGGCCATTGGCTCCACGGTGCCCAATGCACTTCTGGAGAACTTCCGTCTGATTCGCAGCAGCATCCTACTCAACCGAGGCCCCAAAGGGGATGGTCGAGTCATCATGATCACCAGTGCGCGTCCTGGTGAAGGCAAAACGACCGTCTCAGCCAACATCTCTTGGGCGTTTTCCTCCCTTGGCGATCGCACTTTGCTGATTGATTGCGATCTTCGTCGCGGTCGCGTTCACAATGTGGTCGGTGCCTCCAATGTGGTGGGCATGACCGATCTTCTGACTGGGCGCGCGACTCTGGATGAATGCATCAAAAAATCCTCCACGGACAATCTGTGGACGATCTCTCGTGGTGCCGTCGTTCCAGGGACGACGGAATTGCTGAATTCCGGTGTATTCGCGGCCCTGCTCGATGAGCTGAAAATGAAGTATGACCGCATCATCCTGGACACTCCGCCTGTCCTGGGATTGAGCGAGACTGCCTTCCTTCAGCATCATGCCGAAGGCATTGTCATTGTGGTGCGCTGTGGCGTCACCCTGCGTAAGGATGTCGAGGATGCAGTTCAGTCCCTGAAAAAACTCGGCGGTCACTTTTACGGCTTTGTGCTCAACGGTGTTGACTTTACCAAGAGGGCCAACCACTACCACTATTACTATTACTCCTCCAGTTACTACGATGCGAACTGGGATGAGGAAGAGCCCAAAAAGCAGATCTGA